CTGTGACAAGAGAGAATGAGCTTAATATTTGCTCCAAGCAAATTGTATAGCTTAATATGATAAGCCAAGCCTCGCTAGAGCCTCAAAACAGAAccagaattttaaaattcggcCGAAATCGGCTATGATAAAAGCCTTAATTCAAACAGAACGGGGTcgcaatcaaatattatttgacCAGTTAGCAGCACTCCCAACCCTTGGCATGCCAGTTGATTCCTTCTTAGTCTCAGCATCCACCTTGAAATTGGCACCATACACCTGTCCTGAACTACCAACCCTCGGCACAGGCCTCACCTCATTAAGTGGATGCTCAAAGCTGCTCAATCCTCCGGATGTTGTAAAGAAAAATCCTGAACATGGGGATCAAATATGTTACCATTGATGCCCAATATGGAACAAACGTAATTGCAAAATAAACGATTACACAATGGTAGTccagaaagaaaagaaactgtCAGTTCTAGCGCAACTTCTCTTCCTCTTAActcactttcaaattttaataaacttgGATAAATTTAGTTCAGATTGCCTTTTCAAAACAAATCTTAATATTACCTTTGGGGAATGGTGCAAAGGAATTCCCACAGCTCTTAGTTACGATCTCTGCGTCGTCTGAAAGAACAAGATTTCCATCGGCATCAGTTCCCCAAGCAAAGGGAACATTCCCATCAGCATCCTTCCAACAACCAGGATATGTATCTCaagttagaaaagaaaaacattggcAAATAGACAGGAAATTAGCTGGATCGAGGATAACTCACCGCAGCAATAAATGCAGTGTTAGCACTACTGTCATACAGAATAAACGCAAATTTTCCCTGGAAATCTCTCACAACTTGAGCAGCAGGATAGGGACCACGATCTCTTAGAGTTCTGTATGCCTCTATGATAATGGTTACCTCAGTAGCCGTTTTATTCATTCCATATTGTTGCTTAAGATTCGCAACGTTCTCAAGGTGACCTTGAAACAAGCAGAAAATGTCATCCACAACAGCGAACAGCCTGGCAACGTAAGAAAATCAGTATATTAGGAGAGTAATCTTTACGAGAGAAATCCTTCACAACATCATAGTGTTCAGTTTCTTTCATAAAATTAGATGATAAGAATTCAGGATTTTCAAATTTGTCATTTTACTGATCAAAGAGAAAGTAGAGGAGAATTTCAGTTTAACATGGAACGGGAATGATTAGGTAGGTATTGCTCCAAGGCTTAAGCTGAAGAACTACAACCttgtaatttcattaaaatcacTGAAGTAACATAACAAGAAGCAACAGAAAACAGTTAAGACTAAGCTAGAAAGATTATAAATGGTGCAACAAAACTACCTTAGAATGACTTCTGCTGGTGGGAACTGGGAAAGGAAGACAAAAGGAAGGGCGAGGACTGATAATACAATGTTAATActctaacaaaatatattttaagatatgtGAAAAAGCTAAAAAGAGGTGCTATATCTTAACCAAATAACCATCAAGGAAAATCTAAAGATTTTCATACATGGCAGTtactacttttttcttttttcttgtattcGGGACTTAATGCCATCAACAG
This genomic interval from Vigna radiata var. radiata cultivar VC1973A chromosome 8, Vradiata_ver6, whole genome shotgun sequence contains the following:
- the LOC106769853 gene encoding stem-specific protein TSJT1, which translates into the protein MLAVFDKSVAKSPEGLQSPQSNSVSALKDGFLAQHFSAVHPGSVTVNLGTSGLLAYSLHKQNPLLPRLFAVVDDIFCLFQGHLENVANLKQQYGMNKTATEVTIIIEAYRTLRDRGPYPAAQVVRDFQGKFAFILYDSSANTAFIAADADGNVPFAWGTDADGNLVLSDDAEIVTKSCGNSFAPFPKGFFFTTSGGLSSFEHPLNEVRPVPRVGSSGQVYGANFKVDAETKKESTGMPRVGSAANWSNNI